Below is a genomic region from Deltaproteobacteria bacterium.
ATGGATGAGGCCATCATGGCCCATGATCTCCATAAAAAGGGCTATAGTACGGAAGAAATTGTCAGTAAGGTAGATTCTGCTTTTGATAGAAAAAAGAGGTAGTTTAAGAAAAAAGCCTGTTAATTTTTTTAAATTATTGTATTATTGCTCTGTTCTAATATATTCAGGAGGTATTTCATATGAGTCTTAAATTCAGGGGGGCTTCCCCTCAGAGTAAACTCCTTATGGGAGTTTTTCTCGTTTTACTGGTCTTGACGGCTTGCAGCAAGGGTAAGGAAGAGGCCCCTACGAAAGGATTGAAGGATTTTAATCCAGACCTTGCCCAGCCGGACCAGCGGATAGAAATGCTTAAGGCAAAGCTTTTTGATGATCCTGACAATTACGGGTTGTTGGCAACGCTGGGAGATGCCTATTTTGAATCGGGGCAGTATGCCCAGGCAATAGAGATTTATAAAAAAGCCGTCATTGTTAATCCTAAAAGTGCAGATTGTTATAATGACATG
It encodes:
- a CDS encoding tetratricopeptide repeat protein; protein product: MSLKFRGASPQSKLLMGVFLVLLVLTACSKGKEEAPTKGLKDFNPDLAQPDQRIEMLKAKLFDDPDNYGLLATLGDAYFESGQYAQAIEIYKKAVIVNPKSADCYNDMALAYFYTGNTDTALESSNNGIKADPLYKNTWLTKGFILMSVGKFDEAVEPLTKAKELDFGGAIGQEAENFLNQIKLQKGKS